The following coding sequences lie in one Micromonospora sp. R77 genomic window:
- a CDS encoding Fur family transcriptional regulator yields MTGDFEARLRAASLRVTRPRLAVLAALRDRPHADTDTVITLVRADCPTVSHQAVYDVLRALTHAGLVRRIQPARATARYELRVGDNHHHVVCRSCGAIADVDCAVGPAPCLTASDDHGFVVDEAEVVYWGTCPGCATERTAQ; encoded by the coding sequence ATGACGGGCGACTTCGAGGCGCGACTACGGGCGGCCTCGCTGCGCGTGACGCGACCCCGGTTGGCCGTGCTCGCCGCGCTGCGCGACCGTCCGCACGCCGACACCGACACGGTGATCACCCTGGTGCGGGCGGACTGCCCCACCGTGTCCCACCAGGCGGTGTACGACGTGCTGCGGGCACTCACCCACGCCGGCCTGGTCCGCCGCATCCAGCCCGCCCGGGCGACCGCCCGGTACGAGTTGCGGGTGGGGGACAACCACCACCACGTCGTGTGCCGCTCCTGCGGCGCGATCGCCGACGTCGACTGCGCCGTCGGCCCCGCACCCTGTCTCACCGCCTCCGACGACCACGGCTTCGTGGTCGACGAGGCGGAGGTCGTCTACTGGGGCACCTGCCCCGGCTGCGCGACCGAACGCACCGCCCAGTGA
- the katG gene encoding catalase/peroxidase HPI, whose translation MSDTQDNPTASAQGVDQKAAAGCPVAHDSVTAQGSESENPAIDSPTPKTGGRPRTNRDWWPNQIDLSVLHTHSAKSNPLGENFSYAKAFAGLDVEALKRDITQVLTTSQDWWPADFGHYGGLMIRLSWHAAGTYRIHDGRGGAGDGSQRFAPLNSWPDNANLDKARRLLWPVKQKYGQQLSWADLLVLAGNVALESMGFKTFGFGFGRQDIWEPEEIFWGPEDTWLGDERYLGDQKMADEVGATEMGLIYVNPEGPNGNADPQAAAYFIRETFARMAMDDEETVALIAGGHTFGKTHGAGAADGHVGPEPEGAPLEAQGLGWLSTYGSGKGGDTITSGLEVTWTDRPTQWSNRFFEILFGHEWELTTSPGGAKQWVAKDAEAIIPDAHDPAKKHKPTMLTTDLALRVDPTYERISRRFLEHPDEFALAFAKAWYKLLHRDMGPVSRFLGPWVPEAQLWQDPVPAVDHELVTDADVAALKAKVLESGLTVAQLVSTAWASAASFRSTDKRGGANGARIRLEPQRSWEVNQPEQLATVLKTLEGIQQEFNAAGGAKISLADLIVLAGSAAVEKAARDAGVEVTVPFHPGRTDAGQEQTDVESFRVLEPRADGFRNYLRAGEKTQPEVLLVDRAYMLGLTAPEMTVLVGGLRALGNNVGGTSHGVLTDRPGVLSTDFFRNLLSPGTRWKASETDEHVYEIRDASTDELKWTATAVDLVFGANSQLRALAEVYASDDAREKFVADFVAAWTKVMELDRFDLA comes from the coding sequence ATGAGCGACACCCAGGACAACCCCACCGCCAGCGCGCAGGGCGTGGACCAGAAGGCGGCGGCCGGATGCCCCGTCGCGCACGACTCGGTGACCGCGCAGGGCAGTGAGAGCGAGAACCCGGCGATCGACTCGCCGACCCCGAAGACCGGTGGCCGGCCGCGTACCAACCGGGACTGGTGGCCCAACCAGATCGACCTGTCGGTCCTGCACACCCACTCGGCGAAGAGCAACCCGCTGGGCGAGAACTTCAGCTATGCCAAGGCGTTCGCCGGGCTCGACGTCGAGGCCCTGAAGCGGGACATCACCCAGGTCCTCACCACCTCGCAGGACTGGTGGCCGGCCGACTTCGGCCACTACGGCGGCCTGATGATCCGGCTGAGCTGGCACGCCGCCGGCACCTACCGCATCCACGACGGTCGCGGCGGCGCCGGCGACGGCAGCCAGCGGTTCGCGCCGCTCAACAGCTGGCCGGACAACGCCAACCTGGACAAGGCCCGCCGGCTGCTCTGGCCGGTCAAGCAGAAGTACGGCCAGCAGCTCTCCTGGGCCGACCTGCTGGTGCTCGCCGGCAACGTCGCCCTGGAGTCGATGGGCTTCAAGACCTTCGGCTTCGGCTTCGGCCGCCAGGACATCTGGGAGCCCGAGGAGATCTTCTGGGGCCCGGAGGACACCTGGCTCGGTGACGAGCGTTACCTCGGCGACCAGAAGATGGCCGACGAGGTCGGCGCGACCGAGATGGGCCTCATCTACGTCAACCCGGAGGGCCCCAACGGCAACGCCGACCCGCAGGCGGCGGCGTACTTCATCCGTGAGACCTTCGCCCGGATGGCGATGGACGACGAGGAGACCGTCGCCCTCATCGCCGGCGGCCACACCTTCGGCAAGACCCACGGCGCCGGTGCCGCCGACGGCCACGTCGGCCCCGAGCCCGAGGGCGCCCCGCTGGAGGCGCAGGGCCTGGGCTGGCTGAGCACCTACGGCAGCGGCAAGGGCGGGGACACGATCACCAGCGGTCTCGAGGTGACCTGGACCGACCGGCCGACGCAGTGGAGCAACCGCTTCTTCGAGATCCTCTTCGGCCACGAGTGGGAGCTGACCACCAGCCCCGGCGGCGCGAAGCAGTGGGTCGCCAAGGACGCCGAGGCGATCATCCCGGACGCCCACGACCCGGCGAAGAAGCACAAGCCGACGATGCTCACCACCGACCTGGCGCTCCGCGTCGACCCGACGTACGAGCGGATCTCGCGCCGCTTCCTGGAGCACCCGGACGAGTTCGCCCTGGCGTTCGCCAAGGCCTGGTACAAGCTGCTGCACCGCGACATGGGTCCGGTCAGCCGCTTCCTCGGGCCGTGGGTGCCGGAGGCCCAGCTGTGGCAGGACCCGGTGCCGGCCGTCGACCACGAGCTGGTGACCGACGCCGACGTCGCCGCCCTCAAGGCCAAGGTGCTGGAGTCGGGCCTCACCGTCGCCCAGCTGGTCTCCACCGCCTGGGCGTCGGCCGCCAGCTTCCGCTCCACCGACAAGCGGGGCGGCGCCAACGGCGCGCGGATCCGCCTCGAGCCGCAGCGCAGCTGGGAGGTCAACCAGCCCGAGCAGCTCGCGACGGTCCTGAAGACCCTCGAGGGCATCCAGCAGGAGTTCAACGCCGCCGGCGGCGCGAAGATCTCCCTCGCCGACCTGATCGTGCTGGCCGGCTCGGCCGCCGTCGAGAAGGCGGCGCGGGACGCCGGCGTCGAGGTGACCGTGCCGTTCCACCCGGGCCGTACCGACGCCGGCCAGGAGCAGACCGACGTCGAGTCGTTCCGGGTCCTGGAGCCGCGGGCCGACGGGTTCCGCAACTACCTGCGGGCCGGCGAGAAGACCCAGCCGGAGGTGCTGCTCGTCGACCGGGCGTACATGCTCGGCCTGACCGCGCCCGAGATGACGGTCCTCGTCGGCGGTCTGCGGGCCCTCGGCAACAACGTCGGCGGCACCTCGCACGGCGTCCTCACCGACCGGCCGGGCGTGCTCAGCACCGACTTCTTCCGCAACCTGCTCTCCCCGGGCACCCGGTGGAAGGCGTCGGAGACCGACGAGCACGTGTACGAGATCCGTGACGCGTCCACCGACGAGCTGAAGTGGACCGCCACCGCGGTCGACCTCGTCTTCGGCGCCAACTCGCAGCTGCGGGCCCTCGCCGAGGTCTACGCCAGCGACGACGCGCGGGAGAAGTTCGTGGCCGACTTCGTCGCCGCCTGGACCAAGGTGATGGAGCTCGACCGGTTCGACCTGGCCTGA
- a CDS encoding carbohydrate-binding module family 20 domain-containing protein produces MESARPHPRGRVRRLFLAAALVAAGGTAVTAAATPTPANAAVVLNASDVTANLWEWNWNSVAAACTDHLGPAGYGAVQVAPPQESVSLPTSPDGVHPWYEVYQPVSYRLESRFGSRQQFAAMVGACHQAGVRVYVDAVVNHMAGTNNPAGTRGYAGTEFSGYSYPAVPYGNGDFHHPGDNCPTSGAITDWNNESQVTSCELLSLSDLYTEKDAVRSRIAGYLNDLIGLGVDGFRVDAVKHIRKDDFAAILGKLNNTLAEGRRPYVAQEIFDGASNPALQARAYTGNGDVLDFGYAKGLRSAFQGSISALANVPNWNLDAPSANVFAMVTNHDLERDGVVLSYKNGSDYVLANYFALAYPHGKPSVYDSFTWSDRNQSPPHDGTGHVTDTVCGGAWNCLTRSTGIKGMVGWANAARPVTTVADFTTVNSNVIGFHRGDRAWIGINDSGTATTATFTTGLADGQYCDVISGTATGTGCTGGTVTVSGGRATVTIPADNAVAVHVNARPGTSPSPTASPTASPTASPTGTPTDRVATTFTVTATPAAGQDVYVVGSIPELGSWAPANAVRLAPQGGDTFRATVDLPTSTAVEYKFIKVTAGGAVTWESGANRTFTTPAGGSYPVTETFRGDTVSTTIATSFNATVTTSYGQNVFVVGNVAALGGWNPANAVALSPADYPVWRATVNLPPNTAVEYKYVKKNPDGSVTWESGANRTFTTPATGTRSNTDSWR; encoded by the coding sequence ATGGAATCCGCCAGGCCACACCCGCGTGGTCGCGTCCGTCGCCTGTTCCTCGCCGCCGCGCTGGTCGCGGCCGGTGGGACAGCGGTCACCGCCGCGGCCACCCCCACCCCCGCCAACGCCGCCGTCGTCCTCAACGCCAGCGACGTCACCGCCAACCTGTGGGAATGGAACTGGAACTCGGTCGCCGCCGCCTGCACCGACCACCTCGGCCCCGCCGGGTACGGCGCCGTGCAGGTCGCGCCGCCGCAGGAGTCGGTGAGCCTGCCCACCAGCCCCGACGGCGTGCACCCCTGGTACGAGGTGTATCAGCCGGTGTCGTACCGGCTGGAGAGCCGGTTCGGCAGCCGGCAGCAGTTCGCCGCCATGGTCGGCGCCTGCCACCAGGCCGGCGTCCGGGTCTACGTCGACGCGGTGGTCAACCACATGGCCGGGACCAACAACCCCGCCGGCACCCGTGGCTACGCCGGCACCGAGTTCTCCGGCTACAGCTATCCCGCGGTGCCCTACGGCAACGGGGACTTCCACCACCCGGGCGACAACTGCCCGACCAGCGGGGCGATCACCGACTGGAACAACGAGTCCCAGGTGACCAGCTGCGAACTGCTGTCCCTGTCGGACCTCTACACCGAGAAGGACGCCGTCCGCAGCAGGATCGCCGGCTACCTGAACGACCTGATCGGACTCGGGGTCGACGGTTTCCGGGTGGACGCGGTCAAGCACATCCGCAAGGACGACTTCGCAGCGATCCTCGGCAAGCTGAACAACACCCTCGCCGAGGGCCGGCGCCCGTACGTCGCGCAGGAGATCTTCGACGGCGCCAGCAACCCCGCGCTGCAGGCCCGGGCGTACACCGGCAACGGCGACGTGCTGGACTTCGGGTACGCCAAGGGCCTCCGGTCGGCGTTCCAGGGCTCCATCTCGGCGCTGGCGAACGTGCCGAACTGGAACCTCGACGCGCCCAGCGCCAACGTCTTCGCCATGGTCACCAACCACGACCTGGAGCGGGACGGCGTGGTGCTGTCGTACAAGAACGGCAGCGACTACGTCCTGGCCAACTACTTCGCGCTGGCCTACCCGCACGGCAAGCCGTCGGTCTACGACAGTTTCACCTGGTCGGACCGGAACCAGTCGCCGCCGCACGACGGCACCGGGCACGTCACCGACACGGTCTGCGGCGGCGCGTGGAACTGCCTGACCCGCAGCACCGGCATCAAGGGCATGGTCGGCTGGGCCAACGCGGCCCGACCGGTCACCACGGTCGCCGACTTCACCACGGTCAACAGCAACGTGATCGGCTTCCACCGGGGTGACCGGGCCTGGATCGGCATCAACGACTCCGGCACCGCCACCACCGCCACCTTCACCACCGGCCTCGCCGACGGGCAGTACTGCGACGTCATCTCCGGCACCGCCACCGGCACCGGCTGCACCGGCGGCACGGTGACCGTCTCCGGCGGCCGGGCCACGGTGACCATCCCGGCCGACAACGCCGTCGCCGTCCACGTCAACGCCCGCCCCGGCACGAGCCCCTCGCCGACCGCGTCCCCGACCGCGTCGCCGACGGCCAGCCCCACCGGCACCCCGACCGACCGGGTCGCGACGACCTTCACCGTCACCGCGACCCCGGCCGCCGGCCAGGACGTCTACGTGGTCGGCAGCATTCCCGAGCTGGGCTCGTGGGCGCCGGCCAACGCCGTCAGGCTCGCCCCGCAGGGTGGTGACACCTTCCGCGCCACGGTCGACCTGCCCACCTCCACGGCGGTGGAGTACAAGTTCATCAAGGTGACCGCCGGCGGCGCGGTCACCTGGGAGTCCGGCGCGAACCGCACCTTCACCACCCCGGCCGGCGGCAGCTACCCGGTGACCGAGACGTTCCGCGGTGACACCGTCAGCACGACGATCGCCACCTCCTTCAACGCCACCGTCACCACCTCCTACGGCCAGAACGTCTTCGTGGTCGGCAACGTCGCGGCCCTGGGCGGGTGGAATCCGGCGAACGCCGTCGCGCTCTCCCCGGCCGACTACCCGGTGTGGCGGGCGACGGTGAACCTGCCGCCGAACACCGCCGTCGAGTACAAGTACGTCAAGAAGAACCCGGACGGCTCGGTGACCTGGGAGTCCGGCGCGAACCGGACCTTCACCACCCCGGCCACCGGCACCCGTAGCAACACCGACAGCTGGCGATAG
- a CDS encoding extracellular solute-binding protein: MTTPYSRRSFLTGVVATGLVSAGATFLLPGGRTRSKSLDGRPRLCTGTDLTGARAAVIGMWNEAHPDATVDLHEVPGGSRAERDAMVERIRNGAVDIVNLDIVDIREFAKEGYLQQVRLPTRTYFPAVEQVHRVAPDAERYWAVPFNSDVGMLFSRVTAGLELRRPLLPQVIRRDARGVARFVGQLLPDTENDTEAFVVNVLEHALSTDAGILAADGTVSDDPGRWQDALAPLRNAVLHNDVVRARNEEDTRNLFEAGLTHMRNWPARYRGLRHQVDLLPLPAGILGGQSLALVANAANVETSLEFIRFATSEAAQRVTAAHGLAPALTHAYDDPLLLQAMPHLGRVQRALEQAVPRPTHRRYRAFAGAVRRHVLPFLGQPDGRLTGAFTDEITNTLDPGRR; this comes from the coding sequence ATGACCACGCCGTACTCTCGTCGCTCCTTTCTCACCGGGGTGGTGGCCACCGGTCTCGTCTCCGCCGGGGCCACCTTCCTCCTGCCCGGCGGGCGCACCCGGTCGAAGTCCCTCGACGGTCGGCCCCGGCTCTGCACCGGCACGGACCTGACCGGGGCGCGGGCCGCCGTCATCGGCATGTGGAACGAGGCCCACCCGGACGCCACGGTGGATCTGCACGAGGTGCCCGGCGGCTCCCGCGCCGAGCGCGACGCCATGGTCGAACGGATACGCAACGGCGCGGTCGACATCGTCAATCTCGACATCGTCGACATCCGGGAGTTCGCGAAAGAGGGTTACCTCCAGCAGGTGCGCCTGCCGACCCGGACGTATTTCCCGGCGGTGGAGCAGGTCCACCGGGTCGCCCCCGACGCCGAGCGGTACTGGGCGGTGCCGTTCAACAGCGACGTCGGCATGCTGTTCAGCCGGGTGACGGCGGGGCTGGAGCTGCGGCGCCCGCTGCTGCCCCAGGTGATCCGCCGGGACGCGCGGGGCGTCGCCCGGTTCGTCGGGCAGCTCCTGCCGGACACCGAGAACGACACCGAGGCGTTCGTGGTCAACGTCCTGGAACACGCGCTCTCCACCGACGCGGGCATCCTGGCCGCGGACGGCACGGTGTCGGACGATCCGGGCCGCTGGCAGGACGCGCTGGCCCCGCTGCGGAACGCGGTCCTGCACAACGACGTGGTGCGGGCACGCAACGAGGAGGACACCCGGAACCTGTTCGAGGCCGGCCTGACCCATATGCGCAACTGGCCCGCCCGGTACCGGGGGCTGCGGCACCAGGTCGACCTGCTGCCGTTGCCGGCCGGCATCCTCGGCGGGCAGAGCCTGGCCCTGGTGGCCAACGCCGCCAACGTCGAGACGTCGCTCGAGTTCATCAGGTTCGCGACCAGCGAGGCGGCGCAGCGGGTCACGGCCGCCCACGGCCTGGCCCCCGCGCTCACGCACGCCTACGACGACCCGTTGCTGCTGCAGGCGATGCCCCACCTGGGCCGGGTCCAGCGCGCCCTGGAGCAGGCCGTGCCCCGACCCACGCACCGGCGGTACCGGGCCTTCGCCGGCGCGGTCCGGCGACACGTGCTGCCCTTCCTCGGCCAGCCGGACGGCAGGCTGACCGGCGCGTTCACCGACGAGATCACGAACACGCTCGATCCGGGCCGGAGATGA